The Mycolicibacterium insubricum DNA segment CCGACGGCAGCCCGACGGCGCTGCTGCGCCGGGTGTTCGCGCTGGCCGCGGTCACCACCGCGGTGCTGTCGCTGGATGCGACGGCGGTTCTGCTGACGCCGGTGGTCCTGGCCACCGCGGTCGCCGCCGGTACCGCCGCCCGCCCGCAGGCCTATGCGACCGCGCACCTGTCCAACACCGCGTCGTTGCTGCTGCCGGTGTCCAATCTGACCAACCTGCTGGCCTTCGGTACGGCGGGGCTGACGTTCGCCGGTTTCACCGCGGTGATGGCCGGGCCGTGGCTGCTGGCGATCGGCTGCGAATACCTGTTGCTGCGCTTCCTGTTTCGCCGGGACCTGCGCCCGGTGCCCCGTCCCGGGCACCCGGATCCGCCGCCGTTGCCGCGGCCGGTGGTGATCGTGCTGGCGCTGACGCTGGCCGGCTTCGCGGTCACCTCGATGCTGGGGGTGGAACCGCTGTGGGCGGCGCTGGCCGGGGTGGCGGTGCTCGGTGGGCACGCGCTGGCCCGTCGGCGCAGCACCCTGCGGGAACTGGCCCGCGCCGCCCATCTGCCGTTCTGCGCGTTCGTGCTGGCTCTGGGGGTGATCGTGCAGGGGGTGCTGGCCGGCGGGCTGGGCGATCTGATGGCGCGGCTGCTGCCCGGCGGGGACGGCCTGGTCGCGCTGTTGGCGATCGCCGGGATCGCCGCAGTGCTGGCGAACCTGGTGAACAACCTGCCCGCGGTGCTGGTGTTGTTGCCGCTGCTGGCCGGCGCCGGGGCCGGCCCGGTGCTCGCGGCGCTGATCGGGGTCAACATCGGCCCCAACCTCAGCTACGTCGGGTCCCTGGCCAACCTGCTGTGGCGCCGGGTGCTGCGTTCGGCACGGGTGCCCACCAGCGCCGCCGAGTTCAGCCTTGTCGGCCTGGTCACCGTGCCGGTCACGCTGGCGGTCGCGGTGCTGGCGCTGTGGGCCGGATTGCGGCTGGCGGCCTAGCCGCGGCGCTGCCGCGCGATCTCGGCGAGCACCACCCCGGCGGCCACCGAAGCGTTGAGCGACTCGGTGTCCCCGGCCATCGGGATGCTGACGATGGCGTCGCAGTTCTCCCGGACCAGCCGGGACAGGCCCTTGCCCTCGGAGCCGACGACCACGACCGTCGGGCCGGTGGCGTCGAGTTCGTCGAGCAGGGTGTCGCCGCCGGCGTCCAGGCCGACGATCTGCAACCCGGCGTCGGCCCAGGAGCGCAGCGTGCGGTTGAGGTTGGTGGCCCGAGCCACCGGCAGCCGGGCGGCCGCACCCGCGCTGGTGCGCCAGGCGACGGCGGTGACCGACGCCGAGCGGCGCTGCGGGATCAGCACGCCCTGGCCGCCGAACGCTGCGGTCGAGCGGACGATCGCGCCGAGGTTGCGGGGGTCGGAGATGTTGTCCAACGCCACCAGCAGCGGCGGCCGCACATCCGCGCGGGCGTCGGCCAGCAGGTCGTCGGGGTGGGCGTAGGCGTACGGCGGCACCTGCAGGGCGATGCCCTGGTGCAGGCCGTTGGTGCTCATCCGGTCCAGGTCGACGCGGGCGACCTCCAGGATCGGGATGCCGGCGTCGGCGGCGCGGGCCACCGACTCGGTGACCCGCTCGTCGGTGTCGATCCCGATCGCCACGTACAGCGCGGTGGCCGGCACGTGCGCCCGCAGGCATTCCACCACCGGGTTGCGGCCCAGCACGGTTTCGGTGTCGTCGGTCTTGCGGTGCCGGCCCTGGGCGGAGCGGGCCGCCTTGTTGGCGCGTTTGGCGGCCGGGTGATGCGGCCGCTCGTGCGCCGGCGGCGTGGCGCCCTTGCCTTCCAGGCCGCGGCGGCGCACGCCGCCGGAGCCGACGACGGCGCCCTTCTTGCTACCGGGTTTGCGGACCGCGCCGCGGCGCTGGGAGTTTCCGGCCATTGCAGTTACGCCTCCACCGGGCTCGGGGCCGCCGGATGGTGCAGTTCCCACTGCGGCCCGTCGGCGGTGTCGGTGACCTCGATGCCGGCGGCACCCAGCCGGTCCCGGATCGCGTCGGCGGCGGCCCAGTCCCGTTCGGCGCGGGCGGCGGTGCGGCCCTCCAGCGCCCAGCGGACCAGGACGTCGAGAGCGCCGAGTGCGGCGACGGTCTCGTCGCGCAGCTCCCAACGCTCGTCGAGCGGATCACAGCCCAGGATCGCCATCATCGCCCGGATCTGGGAGGCCTTCTCCATCGCCGTCTCCCGGTCCCCGGCGTCCAGCGCCCGGTTTCCGTCGGCGCGGGCGGCGTGTATCTCGGCGATCGCCGCCGGCACCGCCAGGTCGTCGTCGAGCGCCGCGGCGAACGCGTCGGTCCAGGTACCGATCGGCACCGCGCCGACCCGGGTGCGCACCCGGTGCAGGAACTCCTCCAGCCCGGTGTAGGCGCGGGCGGCGTCGGCCAGGGCGACCTCGGTGAACTCCAGCATGGACCGGTAGTGCGCGCTGCCCAGGTAGTAGCGCAGTTCGGCGGGCCGGACCCGTTGCAGCACAGCGGGAATGGACAGCACGTTGCCCAGCGATTTGCTCATCTTCTCTCCGCCCATGGTGACCCAGCCGTTGTGCAGCCAGAACCGGGCGAACCCGTCGCCGGCGGCGCGGGCCTGGGCGATCTCGT contains these protein-coding regions:
- a CDS encoding SLC13 family permease, with the protein product MMLPVLLLAVVLAFAIAAPEGWSEALVAVPVAALVVATGTVSPKAAMAEMTRLFPVLVFLSAVLVLARLCADEGLFDTFGAMLARAADGSPTALLRRVFALAAVTTAVLSLDATAVLLTPVVLATAVAAGTAARPQAYATAHLSNTASLLLPVSNLTNLLAFGTAGLTFAGFTAVMAGPWLLAIGCEYLLLRFLFRRDLRPVPRPGHPDPPPLPRPVVIVLALTLAGFAVTSMLGVEPLWAALAGVAVLGGHALARRRSTLRELARAAHLPFCAFVLALGVIVQGVLAGGLGDLMARLLPGGDGLVALLAIAGIAAVLANLVNNLPAVLVLLPLLAGAGAGPVLAALIGVNIGPNLSYVGSLANLLWRRVLRSARVPTSAAEFSLVGLVTVPVTLAVAVLALWAGLRLAA
- the rlmB gene encoding 23S rRNA (guanosine(2251)-2'-O)-methyltransferase RlmB, with amino-acid sequence MAGNSQRRGAVRKPGSKKGAVVGSGGVRRRGLEGKGATPPAHERPHHPAAKRANKAARSAQGRHRKTDDTETVLGRNPVVECLRAHVPATALYVAIGIDTDERVTESVARAADAGIPILEVARVDLDRMSTNGLHQGIALQVPPYAYAHPDDLLADARADVRPPLLVALDNISDPRNLGAIVRSTAAFGGQGVLIPQRRSASVTAVAWRTSAGAAARLPVARATNLNRTLRSWADAGLQIVGLDAGGDTLLDELDATGPTVVVVGSEGKGLSRLVRENCDAIVSIPMAGDTESLNASVAAGVVLAEIARQRRG